TTCCGCGACTAAGAATCAACATCAGTTAAAATTGCAATCATGTATCGATCAATCCTTTAAAACCATTAAAGGAAATACTACTGTGACGTGGGTATCGAACCGCCCACTATCAAACTCGCCAGGCGATTGAATTGACACATTAAGGATATCAGGTGTATTCAAAAAACCAGCATTTAAGGCAAACGGTACACCTCGATGATTTAGAACATGGTTTATTCCTGCTAGTGCAATTACAAGATCGTAACCGCCATTAGCCAAAGCCTTTTCAATTTGTTCAGCCATAATGGCATCTCTTATTCTTTGGGATAAAACTAAACGCTCAATTTTTTCATCAGAAACATTATGAACAGCCATAATTGACTTTAGCTCAACCAGCTGTGAATCACTCATTTCCCTTATTAACTCTGGAAGTTGATTAACTTGATCTGGGTCAAGACTATTTATACCCTCATGATATATTTTAGAAGCAAGCCATTTGGGTGAGTCCATTGCGTAAATTTTTATACCTTCCTCCTTAGCATATTCCAAAACAGGCATAATATTTCGCACGT
The nucleotide sequence above comes from Thiomicrospira sp. R3. Encoded proteins:
- a CDS encoding ChaN family lipoprotein, producing the protein MINRLLLLAMLSLSKMAYSAELIISVNFNEAEIFERSANFSPDIVINRQSYSLEDLIQLASTKKVVMIGEHHNQFSHHFVQLSIIKFLHRKNPNLAIAVEWVQRQHQETLDSYMAGNVPFPEFLEAINYNMHWGFDVRNIMPVLEYAKEEGIKIYAMDSPKWLASKIYHEGINSLDPDQVNQLPELIREMSDSQLVELKSIMAVHNVSDEKIERLVLSQRIRDAIMAEQIEKALANGGYDLVIALAGINHVLNHRGVPFALNAGFLNTPDILNVSIQSPGEFDSGRFDTHVTVVFPLMVLKD